From the genome of Pseudomonas sp. WJP1:
AATGAAAATGATGAAGATCGCTCGGGTACAGCCGATGATTATGTCTTGTTTACCAATGCCTTTGAGTATGCGTACAAAGAAGGATTTTCGGAGCCTTATTTGAAATACCTCCAGTATCGGAAAGAAGACGCGGCGAACTTGGCGGGAGCGAAATGAAACTATTAAGACATTTTCTTCTCGCCGGTCACACGCCTGGCGAAGGGCTGCTATGGGTCGGTTTCTGCCCTTCACGGTAGGCAGAAACCGGCCAAAAGTGGACATTTAAAATAGCGGAATGCTCCGGTAGACAACCCCGGCCTATGCTTAGCGGCAATTGGTCATGCCTCAACATATATTATGAGTCATTTAATTCGATTCAATGCTGCGAAGGAGTCAATATAATACTTATCAAAATCCAAACCAGAAAAATCGTCCATGCATACGAATGTGAATATAAGATCGATTGGAACTCTAGCAAATGGATCTCCACTAAGCGTTGGGAATGGATCTCTATCAGGTACATGGAATGAAACTAGCACCCCACTCTTCTTGTCACCTCCTTTGCCAAATCCATTAACACACTCCAGATAAGTGTCGTGAAGAGGAAATGGCGTAAATTTAATTTTTTTACTTCCCCGGTATTCTGGACCTTTTCTCCGTGTAGTAATGCTGGCAAGAATGGCCGAGTTTTCAGAGACTCTTTTCCAAGGAAAAGATAATATCTGCCCGCCCCCAAACCCAATAAAACCTTCAACTGTAACTCTCATTATATTTTTCATCTGACTTCCTCCTGCCTCTATTTTATCAGTGCCGAACACCCGCATAGAAAAGATTAGCAGACCTAAATTACCCGAAATATCTATTTGACATTGAGCATATAGCAGATCATTGATTAACTTTTATATGTCACTTATGAATAGACCCGATAGCGGATGGATATATTATTGCCGGACCTATTCGCAAATTACTACTCTCTACAGGGGTAGCAGAAGAAGAACTTAGTAAACTGGAACAGTCCGTATGGTGATGCATTATCAGCAACCGCCGTAGTAATGTTCTGATTTTCATACGGTACCAGGCTCCGGCTCTATAATCGGTTATAAATTCCGCAAGAATCACTCTCACTCATGACTACGACTCACGAACGCACTGGAGTGAAAAGGAGACAAATTAATTTTTAATACTCTAAACGTCCGCATTGGGTCGACTTCTGCCGGTCACGATCGGCAAAGAACGGCCAATAGCGGACGCTCGAGCAGGTCTTCAATTCCGGTTTACGCCGACGACTGCACGCTACTTGGGTCAATTGGTTATCTCAGCTGCCACTGGAGCAGGATAAAGCTCGCGAGAAAACCAAGTGCAAGGATCGTAAATCCACATGCGATGCCTAGAAGCAGAGGATGTTTCCACAAGGCTCTCATCTCCAGTCGATCAACGAATTGTGAGTGCGAGCATCTGAGCAATAACCAAGCCAGTCAGCCGTCCCAGTCAAGCTCTGGCTCTTGCCTGCGAGAATTCCCCAAAAACGGGGGGACTTTCCTTACATCCGGTGCTGAGTTCCCAGATCTGGTGCGGACATCGGGCTATTTCTGTTTCTCTCTAAGGCGGCAAACAGGGATAGCTCTGCAAAAAAACGCCTAAACTGGGAGAGACGCTATCACTGCCTTTGGTGATATCTGAATAAGGATCCAGCATGAAGGCAAAGCGGGAAAAACCCTTACCCCTGCCTGGATGGGTCATCGTTGTTGAGGACGATCCCACGCTGAGGATGTCGATGGTAGACATTCTGGACGAGATCGGCCTCCGTCCCTTGGATTTCCAATCTGCCGGCGATGCTTTGATCTACTTGATGGGAATGCCCGACGGTTGTCCATTGGTGATCGTTGATCAAGGCCAGCCTGGTCAGTTGAGCGGTGCGGACTTCATTAAGTTAGTGAAAAAGAAATGGCCACCGACCGCCACTGTTCTTACATCTAGCTACGAACTCACCCCCTTAACGTTGCCCGACTCAACAATCCATTTACAAAAGCCGTGGGCAATGGATGATTTGGTGATGGCAGTAACGACGCTGGTTCAACCTAGTCACCCCATCGATAAGGCCTAAGCAATAGAGGTTTTGAATGACTGTTTCGGGTCGACTTGCGCCTCTGCAGACGACACCTACACTTGCCACTTGCTGATGGTACATCCCCAGGCCCACCCATACGGGCTTCGTCCTATGCTGTCTTTTCGATGAGGCACCAACCTGACCTTGAAGGACAAGACGTGTGAACGTGAACTGGGAAGGAATGCTGCCGATCGAAGGTACGGTGATCGTTATTGAGGATGATCCGACCCTTCGATCACTGATGACGGACATCCTGTCTGAGATTGGCGCCCAGTCTCTGGCGTTTGAGACCGCAGACGACGCGCTGACGTACTTTTTGCAAAACACTTTTCACTGCCCGCTTGTGATCGTGGATCAGGCACTACCAGGGCAGATCCAGGGGATGGAGTTTATTGAGATGATCCAGAGTCGTCTGCCATGGATCGCCTCCATTCTCACATCCGGTTATTTAATCGATCCAAGCGACTTACCAACTCATACGATTTATCTGCACAAGCCTTGGTCCCTGGATGACCTGGTGATTTCGGTAGCCACGCTGCTGCAGCCTGGAAACCTCATTATTAAGACATCACCCTGAGTCGCTGGAGGTTTCTATGACTGAGAAAGGCTTCATTGCCCTCCTGTTTGCGTTGAGGGCGTTATGGATCTCGATTCTTAGCGGGTAATTATTCTGGTCGACTAGAACAGCACCACCGTTCTAGAACGCTCTGTGGTGTTATCGTTGTGCGCTGCCGCCGCGCTCGCGTGTCTCTTGTTGGTTCGTTTAGCCGTCCTCCGCGAGCGAGCGCTTCGGTTCGACCACTGTTGTTCGTGGCAGGCAGAAATAAGCTCAGGAGCAACCTCTCGCGTGTCAGCGATCCATCAGAAGACACAATATTCACTGCGGCTATTCGGCAGACGTAACCCATTGTTAGCCGTCGGCGATCATCGTACTTCGACTCGCCATTTCGCTGCGCAGCTCCCTGATGAGATTCGCGATTGCACGATTGGAGGTTAAGTGCTCCGTCGTGACCGCTGTGACCAATAGCTCAACCTGGCCGCTCGACGGATCGAATACTTTGATCATGAGCGATCCATCCGGATTGCTGGTGCAGGTGCAGGAAAGAGGCAGAAAGCCACATTCAATCGTGTGGCGAAGCTCAAGCGGAGAAATCATGACTTACGTCCTCAGAGTCAGCTTATAAATAATAGACGACCTGACGAATGCCTACGAAAACCATCTCAGCCCAATCGGCCAGAGCTACCAACCGACCCTCCAGTTGCCCACACCGCGCGACTCACTGCCCCCCCCCTTACGTTCCTCCTCCCACCCCCTCAACTGCCCGAGCATAGGCTATCGTCGCCACCTCAATTAAGGATCGGCGCTCTTCTCGGTCGATGACTCCTCGCGCATAAAAACGGTCAGCAAGCCGAAGCAACTCTTCATACTGCTCTTGTGCATTCATCCGAACCTCCGGAATCACCAATAAGTCATGAAAAGCGGAAAACACCTCAACCTTCGTGCTGTCGTACATGTCGATTCTCCGGCGTGTATTCCGATAGAGCAGACTTCAATCTCAGTCGTTCATTGCAGGCGATACGCGGCTGGGCTCATGGTGCTTTTTCTACCTACTACGGTCTCCTTGCCCGAGGATCATTTTTCCGAGCCAAGACCTCCCTCTCAAAGCGCTTCTTGATGCACACTCTGGGTCCGATAGTTGCCCGTTACATCAAGCAACAATCGACCATATACACCTGTTAGACAATGCCCTTGGATCCAACACATTGTTCGCCTCACTGCTAGCCTTCCATTCGCGGAGAGAGCGTCGTCACATGCCAGGCTTCTAGGCAAAAGCACACTCACCTCGACCGCGGTTGCAACGACAAATCGGACAATCGGGGGGCAGGAGTGTGGAAGCAGCGGCGGCATTGTTTATACCTGTGTTGGCAGCGACGGTGATGATTTTAACGGCACTAACTGTAGGAGCCGTGCTCTCACTGGTGACAATCCATGCGATCGGCATGACGCAGAGCATGCCGCCAGGTACTCCTTTACTAGCTGCCCTAGCCTCAACACAAATTCCGGTAACGATAACGGTGCTCTTGCAGACCGGAAGCCTAACCACCATCACGGAGTTCATGGCGGGCATAAACCTAATGATGATTTTGGTCACCTTTTAGACGATGCATCAGAGGTCATTAGCATCAAAAACTGTGTTCAATTACTGCGGTCAAGATCTAGAAATCATCAGCTTTCCGGCAAAGAAATGGAAATACCTGGGCACTGAGCTATATCAAAAAAGCTTACGCACGCGCCGGGTCATGCTGGCCTGTTCGAGTTAAAAAACTGGGTGAATCTATCTGTGAGCCCGTCAACCAACGCCCCTCCTAAACGGCACAGAATTCCGGCTAAAAGGAAACCTCTCCACGGTGGGCCATGCTTACAATAAGTGATCTCCCTCAAGGAGCTATCACTATGACCGAACCAAATAGCCTGTATGCCAATTGGCCCGCGCATCACCTGATGTTTGTGGCCCTGCGCGATGGCGGCGATGCTCCGGAACATCTGGCTCCGGCCGTCGCGGCTTTTCATGGCATCAGTGTCGATGAATTGAAGGCGCAGTGCCGGCGCGCCGGTGAAGAATGGATCGCCCGCGACGGCGGCCTGGGTGAAATCAATCAGCGCGTGTACGCCTGGGCGAAAGAATAAGACCGCCGCTTCGAGTAACGCCGTTTATGTTCAAAAGGCCACCACATTTTGACACCATGTGGGGGCCTTTTTGATTGGCGCTATTTCCCACTCCCCCCTAGACTGGGTGATCACGACCCTTGGTCCTGAATTTTACGCAATGACGGTCACACACTCGAAAGGACGCGCCCCATGTACGAGCCATTGACTGACCCTGCCGCTATCGAGGCGGCCAATCAATTTTTCGATGACCTGATCGCCATGGCGGACTTTAAAGCACAGCTTCCGCTGCTACGGCCGCAGGTCGAAGCGTTTCGTGTTGAGGCGTTGACCCATGCCGGCATGCTGAGCACGCAAAACCAGCTGCGTGGCTTCCTCTGGGGGCTGGTGGTGGCCGGCGTTTTGAATCCTAACCAGGGCCACGAATTAAGCCAGCGCCTGGATATGGGCCGACAAGCCGGATGGTTGTGATGAGCAGCGGCAATCCCACCAGTGACCCTCTGGAGCCACTTAACCTACCAAGTTCGATCCGCGTCCAAGCGGACAAACTCCTGCTCGCGATCAGGAGCGGACGCACGCTGCCCGACACATTGCGCGCTGCAGACCGCGCCGAAGGCTTTGCCTTGGGTCTCGACACCGTGCGCGTACTGCACGCCATTGATGTTGAAGGGCTGTATCGGGCGTTTGATGATGCCGCGCAAATACGCTTGGCCGAACTCCTATGATCGGCGAGGCGATTCAAGAGGACGTGTTGCGCGCCCTGGTCGAACAACACGCGGTGCGCGAGTGTCTGGTGGCCAAGATCGACGGCGGCCCAGCGTGGGGCCTGGCGATCCGCCTGGGCGGTAGCGGCGCGCGCTGGGTGCCGGTGCGTTCCAAGCGGGAAAAGATTCGCGCCTGGGCCAGTCTGACCGCTGTGGGACGCTTTGCTGCCGGTGTTGGGTTGCGGGGGTTTATGGTGGAGCTGTGAGCGCCGTAGGCGCTCTGCTCAAGACTGACCCGACTCGCCACGACGGTTTCGCTTCAGGCAAAGACTGCCCTGCGCTGGCCGAGGATTGGTAACGAAGTCCTTTGGCACTGGTCTACCCTGGGTGCAGCAGAGAAAGCTCAATCATGTGTGAACGTCTATCCCAATATCGCGGCATCCAGGACTTCGTCGCCGCCCTCAACATGCCCAATGCCCTGCTCAACTATGTCGGCGACCTGCCGTTTGAGTGCTACAACGCCGCGCCGAGCACTCAACTCGCGCTTTTTCACCAAGAGGGGGAATTCCTGCGCGCCGACCTGGTGCGCTGGGGCTGGCGCCCGCAATGGGCCGACAGCGCCACGATGCCGATTGATGCCCGCGTGGAAAAGGTTGCCCAGCGCCCATTCTTCAGAGCAACCTGGCCACACCGGGCTATCATCGCGATCGACAACTGGTTTGAGTGGTTGAATGAAGGCGGCCCCAAAAAACAGCCCTACCTGATCCGCCACCGTGACCGAACGCCAATCCTCTGCGCCGCGATTGGCCAGTACCCGATCGGCGAGCACGAACCGGGAAAGTATGATGGCTTTGTCATCCTCACCGCCGACAGCGCCGGCGGCATGGTCGACATTGACGACCGCCGGCCGGTGGCGCTGTCAGCGGAACTGGCGCGTGAATGGCTGGACCCGGCGACGCCCAAAGGACGCGCCGAGCAGATAGTACTGCTGGAGGGAGAGCCGTCTGAGGCGTTTGAATGGTTTACCGTGGACCACGCGGTGGGCAATGTACGAAACCAACAACGCGGATTGATCCTCCCCAAAAGGAGACCTCAAGCAGGCGATAGACTGGATAACGGCTAATAGTTAACTTGGGCGGATGTCAGGGTGGTTGATGCTGACCAACATCTTGCCTTTTCAGCGGAGTTTTGCCGATACCTTCATACGCCTGCCGGAGGCAGGAGCGGACTCATTTCAGCACCTTCAGCGCGGCGAGGTAGAAGGATCGGCGCTCGGCCATTCCATTCGTGCCGCCATTGATGCGCCGGGTGATGTCTACGAAGTCGCCTGCATCAGCCAGCGCGTTCAGGTTGCGAGAATTCCAGAACCAGGCCGCCGACTTGCAAGCCCACTCGGCCTGCTCGAGCAGTTCAGGTGTGCGCAGCAGGCGGTCATCTCCGAACAGGGCTTTGCTGCATGCGAGGTAGTTGTCGCGGCCGGTGACTTGGATCAGGCCGCGGCCTCGGTACTTCTGCCCGTCGCCGTCAGCCTCGGGCGTGTTGCCCAGGCGCTTGGCCAGGGTGCCTGTGTCGTACTTGCTCAGGTACTGGTCGCCACCCAGCTCGCGCACGTAGCGGAACTGACCGGACTCATGACCGACCTGGGCAATGAAGGAAGCCATGCGCAGGCGCGTGTTGATCTGGTACTTGTCCATGGCCAGCGTGAGCGCGGACGCAAAAACGCCGGCTTGTTTGCCGGCGCTCGGGAGGATCTGCAGCAGCTGCTGCTGGGTGATGGGCATACTTTTCTCCATGCGTAAAAAAAGCCCGCACGATTGCGGGTGTCGCTGCATCACGCAGATGGCTGTTTGTTGTATTGGCGGCCTATGGCAACAGCTGGTGGCATTTAGCCAGAATTATCGTGTGGTTTTGTAACGTTCTGCGTACAATGCCGCGAAAAACAGCGATCATCGCTTAAACCTTCACACTTCTAAAAATGGGCAATTGAATGTCAGCAGCCAATGGTGGGCGCTTAGTATTTCTGGATTACATGCGGGTTTTCGCATTTATCAGTGTACTAGTTGGCCACAAATTCGCGGAAGAACTCAGCGCCGCAGTTAACAATCCTGCACTTCATATCACTACTAGATATTTTTTTGAGGCGCTAGTACCGCTGTGCATTGGGGGTGCCGCTGGTGTAGTTGTTTTTTTTCTTACCTCTGGCTACATCATAACCCACGTCTTACAAAAAGAAACACCTACCGACTTCATTATCAAGCGAATTTTTCGGATATACCCACTCTTCATATTTGCAGTACTTTCCGAGACATTTATGGCATGGTATTTCCACGAAACTCCGGTTCCGCCGCTGTCAGTAATGGTACCGAGATTATTGTTGATCGGAGATTTCTTCGATATTCCAAACGCACTGGCTGGCGTTGAGTGGACACTTCGAATTGAAATACTTTTTTATATCCTTATGGCGACTTTCAAATCCGCTGGATTATTCACAAGCCAAAAACTACTACCTATAGCCTATCTGATCGTGGCCACCTGTCTTTACGTAATTCCAGCATTCCCTGAAATTGGGCATTGGAACGCGGCGTATGTAAACACCTACTCTCTTTTTCTCTTCATCGGATCCTTGATTTATTTAAGCCAGCAAGAACTCGCCAACAGGAAAATATGCATTGCTGTAGGGTCGATACTGAGCTTGATGTTTCTGATAAAAATTTCGAACATTCAGCCAGGCTGGAAGGAAAGCAATTACGCGATCATCGCGCTGGCTTTGTTCCTGGCCTCGCTTTACTACGGACCAAAGCTTCAGGACGGACGCGCTCTTAGAGTTATTTCCGACCTAACGTTTTCCGTTTATCTGTTCCACAACTGGCTTTGGGAGTACATTTCCACTCCTGTGCAGGGTCTTGGATTTACCGGAATTAGCTCTAAGCTCATTATATGCGCGTTGCTCTTTGCTGTTTGCTACGCTCTACACCAAAGGATTGAAAAGCCTGGGCTCTCACTCGGAGCTAAGGTGCTCAGGCTCAGGCATGCCAGAGTAGAAGCTCGCGAACTAGTCAGTGGGACTTAAGGCCTAGCCTATGATCGAATGACCCCCTCTGGGGCTGCGGCAATAAATGGCACGGCTGGCTCAGTTGGCCACACTGGGATAGCCGGCCATGCCGCCTGAGCGGTCACCTTGCCCAGTGCGAACTTGTAGGTTTTCCAGGCTTTGAGATTGATCAGCAGCGCAGCCTGCTCAGCCTCGTCTTCCTCAGTCGCTTCGCCGGCATCAATGCCGTAACCGAGCGTATCAATGCGATCCTGGATGCGTGCGATCTGAGTTACAGCCTTGAAGTTCCTTGCTGACAATTCTGCCTTCGCAACAGCCAGTTGATCTGCTTGGGCAGCAGCATCCTTCATGGCTTTGGTGATGAGCTGGGTCCAGTCGATATTCATGCCTGCACCTCGCTCGCGGTTTCGCTCGGGACTTCTGGCAGCGGCAACGGAAACGCAACCGGGCCGTCAGGTACGTTAAGCAACGGAACCGGGAAAGCTTGTTCAGGGCTATAGTTCCAAGGGTTAGGCAAAATCAAAGTTAGTTCAATCGCACCGTCAATCCTATTAACTTCACCGGTAAACCATCCTGAAGAAATGGCGTCTGCGGGCAAAGTGTCGCCTTCCCCAACTGGAGAAAAGTCGAAGTCTTCCCCGTTAATTGTTAAAACATCGCCCGTCTTGATAACTTCGAGCGTGTCATCACGACGATTCGGGCTAAGCATTATATTCATTAAAACCACCTTCCTACGGCTAAATAGTCTATTGACAGAATCATTGCCCCTCTTGAGATTTGTGTAAACACATATCCGCTTGGCCATTGCGTTGTTGAATTCAAGAGTGTGGAGCCCG
Proteins encoded in this window:
- a CDS encoding phage tail protein yields the protein MNIDWTQLITKAMKDAAAQADQLAVAKAELSARNFKAVTQIARIQDRIDTLGYGIDAGEATEEDEAEQAALLINLKAWKTYKFALGKVTAQAAWPAIPVWPTEPAVPFIAAAPEGVIRS
- a CDS encoding response regulator, with translation MKAKREKPLPLPGWVIVVEDDPTLRMSMVDILDEIGLRPLDFQSAGDALIYLMGMPDGCPLVIVDQGQPGQLSGADFIKLVKKKWPPTATVLTSSYELTPLTLPDSTIHLQKPWAMDDLVMAVTTLVQPSHPIDKA
- a CDS encoding response regulator → MNVNWEGMLPIEGTVIVIEDDPTLRSLMTDILSEIGAQSLAFETADDALTYFLQNTFHCPLVIVDQALPGQIQGMEFIEMIQSRLPWIASILTSGYLIDPSDLPTHTIYLHKPWSLDDLVISVATLLQPGNLIIKTSP
- a CDS encoding SOS response-associated peptidase family protein, translated to MCERLSQYRGIQDFVAALNMPNALLNYVGDLPFECYNAAPSTQLALFHQEGEFLRADLVRWGWRPQWADSATMPIDARVEKVAQRPFFRATWPHRAIIAIDNWFEWLNEGGPKKQPYLIRHRDRTPILCAAIGQYPIGEHEPGKYDGFVILTADSAGGMVDIDDRRPVALSAELAREWLDPATPKGRAEQIVLLEGEPSEAFEWFTVDHAVGNVRNQQRGLILPKRRPQAGDRLDNG
- a CDS encoding DUF1652 domain-containing protein, encoding MISPLELRHTIECGFLPLSCTCTSNPDGSLMIKVFDPSSGQVELLVTAVTTEHLTSNRAIANLIRELRSEMASRSTMIADG
- a CDS encoding acyltransferase family protein, whose translation is MSAANGGRLVFLDYMRVFAFISVLVGHKFAEELSAAVNNPALHITTRYFFEALVPLCIGGAAGVVVFFLTSGYIITHVLQKETPTDFIIKRIFRIYPLFIFAVLSETFMAWYFHETPVPPLSVMVPRLLLIGDFFDIPNALAGVEWTLRIEILFYILMATFKSAGLFTSQKLLPIAYLIVATCLYVIPAFPEIGHWNAAYVNTYSLFLFIGSLIYLSQQELANRKICIAVGSILSLMFLIKISNIQPGWKESNYAIIALALFLASLYYGPKLQDGRALRVISDLTFSVYLFHNWLWEYISTPVQGLGFTGISSKLIICALLFAVCYALHQRIEKPGLSLGAKVLRLRHARVEARELVSGT
- a CDS encoding glycoside hydrolase family 19 protein, whose protein sequence is MPITQQQLLQILPSAGKQAGVFASALTLAMDKYQINTRLRMASFIAQVGHESGQFRYVRELGGDQYLSKYDTGTLAKRLGNTPEADGDGQKYRGRGLIQVTGRDNYLACSKALFGDDRLLRTPELLEQAEWACKSAAWFWNSRNLNALADAGDFVDITRRINGGTNGMAERRSFYLAALKVLK